Proteins found in one Acanthopagrus latus isolate v.2019 chromosome 3, fAcaLat1.1, whole genome shotgun sequence genomic segment:
- the LOC119017178 gene encoding adhesion G protein-coupled receptor B1-like isoform X2 — protein sequence MMWSALTGPCVALVLLFFGLTSCTPSGPASATCATLEQSRFFGVFTSTTTLPSTPCSWTLQNPDPRRYTVYMKITKPTDSCVPRQIRTFQFDSFIETSRTYLGMESFDEVVRLCDASTTVTYLESSKQFLQIRKVAPRNGLEIMEEQDVSEFKAEFLVVGKRNPSMPACQMLCQWLEKCLSSSTHDYPCGIMNTPCQCWEAPKRKPGSCYRGGVYVEKCLPVPRDNGRDAEIIKGWAGWGRWSVCSQECGGGVQVRSRGCQPEDGVCEGTVEEGRACNPQACIGKERNRSQGLRAIVGLKRDNADNTNLGAVATQTDVKSDEWSSWSSCSVTCGEGWQSRTRVCATSSFTTQCTGPLRENRPCNNTVVCPVDGAWDEWTPWSLCSSTCGRGYRDRTRTCKLPKNGGEPCRGPTRQTKFCNIAVCPVDGSWNEWSAWSACSASCSNGTMQRTRECNGPSYGGSECHGGWQETVNCFLKDCPVDGRWHAWSAWGSCSKTCGGGIQQRQRVCEGPFFGGEPCPGDKGEQKRCNEKRCPEPHEICPEENTGDVVWKKTPAGDMAAIACPADASGLILRRCTLDAVGLASWESPTHIKCVSENYENIRKLSRDYVSKAQMGQSVDGVAEVISRLRFSSDEGAKYSGDLLAVMEILKNTTELYKGTSNQKLSNADTENYVQTISNLLKEEHRDKWEEAQLMGANIKEFLRLVEDFVSMLGMKMSGFQDIYEVTENLVLSIHKRPTTTSSNFTFPVKGWRGMLDWVRNSEEKISVSRDALSIEQADGNDAIVTGIVLYKNLASILSFHSNTTLINSKVVTVIVKPTPNFLSTPVEIEFPHLHNDTLNETCLSWDESETSSLLGSWSARSCRAVPVHSFRTKCVCDSLSTFAILAHVNSDTDMDKTLLPSVTLIVGCGVSSLTLLLLIIIYVSVWKYIRSERSVILINFCLSIICSNALILVGQTQARNKVVCTLVAALLHFFFLSSFCWVLTEAWQSYMAVTGRLRNRIIRKRFLCLGWGLPALVVAVAVGFTKAKGYGTVTYCWLSLEGGLLYSFVGPAAAVVLVNMVIGILVFNKLVSKDGITDVKLKERAGASLWSSCVVLPLLALTWMSAVLAITDRRSALFQILFAVFDSLEGFIIVMVHCILRREVQEAVKCRVVDRKDDGNGDSGSSHHNGHSQHMQSDSEKDGDSSRQGMKSSSEEKMPPPQLPLPMGSGFHTLPSNPSKSHMQAVPEYSSHTLTLKREKSRLAGGVDPSCGKPVYVCEGELFQQLDADLARAHAEGSMSDGSGYVLMPNTTSTLRTKPKDDMTKYNISVEQLPQARLMHLSGPFAEPQAAFGMKSIPPDQVSVSYSERDSPIQNIHNMSSESHITHSSLENTFESMNSMMSKSETISTLSMSSLERQKSRYAELDFEKIMHTKKRHQNMFQDLNRKLHHAEKDRESPASDSKSVRWSVSSGGSDKTNHSDKQQGTMERPWEGVRGIPQSPPAWVRKDLEPLAASPLELHSVEWEKAGTTIPLVGQDIIDLQTEV from the exons ATGATGTGGTCAGCTCTCACCGGCCCCTGTGTGGCCCTCGTGCTGCTCTTCTTCGGTTTGACTTCCTGCACTCCCTCCGGCCCGGCCTCCGCCACCTGTGCCACCCTGGAACAGAGTCGCTTCTTTGGAGTGTTCACCTCTACGACCACCCTGCCCTCCACACCGTGCTCCTGGACCCTGCAGAACCCCGATCCTCGCCGCTACACCGTCTACATGAAGATCACCAAGCCAACCGACTCCTGCGTCCCCCGCCAGATCAGGACCTTCCAGTTTGACTCCTTCATCGAGACCTCCCGCACCTATCTGGGCATGGAGAGCTTCGACGAGGTGGTCCGACTGTGCGACGCATCAACCACTGTCACCTACCTGGAGTCCAGCAAGCAGTTCCTGCAGATCCGCAAGGTGGCGCCAAGAAATGGTCTGGAGATCATGGAGGAGCAGGACGTCAGTGAGTTCAAGGCTGAGTTCTTGGTCGTGGGGAAGAGGAACCCGAGTATGCCCGCCTGCCAGATGCTGTGCCAGTGGCTGGAGAAGTGCCTGTCCAGTAGCACCCATGACTATCCCTGTGGCATCATGAACACACCCTGCCAGTGCTGGGAGGCCCCAAAGAGGAAGCCAGGAAGCTGCTACAGGGGCGGTGTCTACGTCGAGAAATGCCTTCCTGTGCCCAGAGACAACGGACGCGATGCTGAAATCATCA aaGGCTGGGCTGGATGGGGCCGCTGGTCAGTATGCAGCCAGGAGTGCGGTGGCGGAGTCCAGGTGCGTAGCCGAGGCTGCCAGCCCGAGGATGGCGTGTGCGAGGGAACAGTCGAAGAGGGGCGCGCCTGCAACCCTCAGGCCTGCATTG GCAAAGAGCGCAACAGGAGCCAGGGTCTGCGAGCCATCGTCGGTTTGAAGAGAGACAACGCTGATAATACTAACCTAGGAGCTGTTGCAACCCAAACAG ATGTTAAATCAGATGAGTGGTCTTCCTGGAGCTCCTGCTCAGTCACCTGTGGAGAGGGCTGGCAGAGCCGTACCCGCGTCTGCgccacttcctccttcaccaCCCAGTGCACCGGCCCCCTGCGTGAGAACCGGCCCTGCAACAACACCGTGGTCTGCCCTG TGGATGGCGCTTGGGATGAGTGGACCCCCTGGAGCCTGTGCTCATCCACTTGCGGTCGGGGTTATCGTGACCGTACCCGCACCTGCAAGCTGCCCAAGAATGGAGGAGAGCCTTGCCGCGGCCCCACAAGACAAACCAAGTTCTGCAACATCGCCGTCTGCCCAG tGGACGGATCCTGGAATGAGTGGTCTGCCTGGAGTGCGTGCTCCGCCTCTTGCTCCAACGGCACCATGCAGAGAACACGGGAGTGCAACGGTCCATCCTACGGCGGCTCTGAGTGCCATGGCGGCTGGCAAGAGACAGTCAACTGCTTCCTGAAAGATTGTCCCG TTGATGGACGTTGGCACGCATGGAGCGCTTGGGGCAGCTGCAGCAAGACTTGCGGTGGAGGCAtccagcagaggcagagagtgTGTGAAGGGCCTTTCTTTGGTGGAGAGCCATGCCCCGGTGATAAGGGAGAGCAGAAGCGCTGCAATGAGAAGAGATGCCCTG AGCCCCATGAGATCTGCCCTGAGGAGAACACTGGAGATGTTGTCTGGAAGAAAACCCCTGCTGGAGACATGGCCGCCATCGCCTGCCCCGCCGATGCCTCAG GTCTGATTCTGCGCCGGTGCACCCTGGACGCCGTAGGCCTCGCATCCTGGGAGAGCCCCACTCACATCAAGTGTGTCTCAGAGAACTATGAGAACATTCGGAAGCTG TCGAGGGACTACGTTTCCAAAGCGCAGATGGGGCAGAGCGTGGACGGGGTCGCCGAGGTGATTTCGCGGCTGAGATTCTCCTCTGATGAAGGGGCCAAGTACAGCGGCGATCTCTTGGCCGTCATGGAAATCCTGAAGAACACCACTGAGCTGTACAAGGGAACCAGCAACCAGAAATTGAGCAACGCTGACACAGAG AACTACGTCCAGACCATCAGCAACTTACTAAAGGAGGAACATCGTGACAAATGGGAAGAGGCACAGCTG ATGGGTGCTAACATCAAGGAGTTCCTCCGCCTTGTTGAGGACTTTGTGAGCATGCTCGGGATGAAAATGAGCGGCTTCCAGGACATTTACGAAGTCACCGAGAATTTAG tgcTGAGCATCCACAAGCGCCCGACGACTACAAGCTCCAACTTCACCTTCCCCGTGAAGGGCTGGAGGGGCATGCTGGACTGGGTCAGGAACTCTGAGGAGAAGATCTCAGTGTCCCGGGACGCTCTGTCCATTGAGCAGGCTG ATGGAAACGATGCCATTGTGACTGGAATCGTCCTCTACAAAAACCTTGCATCTATTCTGTCCTTCCACAG TAACACCACCCTCATCAACTCCAAGGTGGTGACCGTGATCGTCAAGCCCACCCCAAATTTCCTCTCGACCCCCGTTGAGATCGAGTTCCCCCACCTCCACAAT GACACCCTCAATGAGACATGCCTCTCGTGGGACGAGAGCGAAAC TTCCTCTCTGCTCGGGTCTTGGTCTGCTCGGAGCTGCAGAGCGGTCCCCGTTCATTCATTCAGAACCAAATGCGTGTGTGACAGCCTCTCCACCTTCGCCATTTTAGCGCACGTCAACTCCGACACG GACATGGACAAGACACTGCTCCCGTCCGTGACTCTCATCGTTGGCTGTGGGgtctcctctctcaccctgctgctcctcatcatcatctacGTCTCCGTGTGGAA GTACATCCGCTCCGAGCGCTCCGTGATCCTCATCAACTTCTGCCTCTCCATCATATGCTCCAATGCCCTCATTCTGGTCGGACAGACTCAGGCTCGCAACAAG GTGGTGTGCACTCTCGTAGCCGCTCTCCtgcacttcttcttcctctcctctttctgctgGGTGCTGACAGAAGCTTGGCAGTCCTACATGGCTGTCACTGGTCGTCTGCGCAACCGCATCATCCGCAAGCGCTTCTTATGCCTGGGCTGGG GCCTTCCCGCACTGGTTGTGGCCGTGGCTGTGGGTTTCACAAAGGCTAAGGGATATGGCACTGTCACCTA CTGCTGGCTGTCTCTTGAGGGCGGACTCCTCTACTCCTTTGTcggtcctgctgcagctgttgttttg GTGAACATGGTCATTGGTATTCTGGTCTTCAACAAGCTGGTGTCCAAGGACGGTATCACCGATGTGAAGCTGAAGGAGAGAGCCGG AGCATCGCTGTGGAGCTCTTGCGTGGTTCTGCCCCTCCTGGCCCTCACCTGGATGTCCGCCGTCCTGGCCATCACCGACCGCCGCTCCGCCCTCTTCCAGATCCTCTTCGCCGTCTTCGACTCTCTGGAGGGTTTCATCATCGTCATGGTGCACTGCATCCTGCGTAGAGAG GTCCAGGAGGCTGTAAAGTGCAGAGTGGTCGACCGCAAGGACGACGGCAACGGAGACTCTGGCAGTTCCCACCACAATGGCCACTCCCAGCATATG CAGTCGGATAGCGAAAAGGATGGAGATTCAAGCAGACAAG GAATGAAGAGCTCCTCTGAAGAGAAGATGCCCCCCCCTCAGCTTCCTCTTCCCATGGGCTCCGGCTTCCACACCCTGCCATCCAACCCCAGCAAGAGCCACATGCAGGCGGTCCCCGAGTACTCCAGCCACACCCTCAccctgaagagagagaagagccgCCTGGCCGGAGGGGTCGACCCCTCCTGCGGGAAACCCGTGTACGTCTGCGAAGGGGAGCTCTTCCAGCAGCTAGATGCCGATCTCGCCCGTGCTCACGCCGAGGGAAGCATGTCCGACGGCAGCGGTTACGTCCTCATGCccaacaccacctccaccctgaGGACCAAGCCCAAAGATGACATGACGAAATACAACATCAGCGTGGAGCAGCTCCCCCAGGCCAGGCTGATGCACCTCAGCGGGCCCTTCGCCGAGCCCCAGGCTGCCTTCGGAATGAAGTCGATCCCCCCAGACCAGGTCAGCGTGTCGTATTCGGAGAGGGACTCGCCCATCCAGAACATCCACAACATGTCGAGCGAGTCTCACATCACCCACAGCAGCCTGGAGAACACCTTCGAATCCATGAACTCCATGATGTCCAAGAGTGAGACCATCTCTACACTGTCAATGAGCTCCTTGGAG AGACAGAAATCCCGCTATGCTGAGTTGGACTTTGAG AAAATCATGCACACAAAGAAACGCCACCAGAACATGTTCCAGGACCTCAACAGGAAGCTCCATCATgctgagaaagacagagagtcGCCCGCCTCCGACAGCAAG TCTGTGAGATGGAGTGTGTCTTCAGGAGGAAGTGACAAAACGAACCACAGT GACAAACAGCAGGGTACCATGGAGAGGCCATGGGAGGGAGTCCGGGGGATCCCACAGTCACCCCCCGCGTGGGTCCGCAAAGACCTGGAGCCCCTAGCTGCCTCGCCCCTGGAGCTGCACTCTGTGGAGTGGGAGAAGGCCGGCACCACCATCCCTCTGGTGGGACAGGACATCATCGACCTGCAGACAGAGgtctga